Proteins found in one Micromonospora sp. WMMD1082 genomic segment:
- a CDS encoding DegT/DnrJ/EryC1/StrS family aminotransferase has product MTSTGLAATAPAIDHPQEWPVYDDQAVARATALIRAGRTFDYRHGPELAEIEQLFSAVLDGRHVLAVNSGTSALLAAYYVLGLGPGDEVLVPSLTFLATASPLFVLGATPVLCDSGSATGNVTAATLADRITSRTRAIAVTHLFGHPCPMAEIARLARERSLALIEDCSHAHGSTVDGVPVGTFGDLAVFSIGGLKLVSGGMGGVLACRDARHYDLACLLSSFRQRSNLTVRDPALRRLADVGLGGNLRISPVAAVLASSHLRRLDELVAAKHHNATALVAALGAHPGVEGLGIAPGHTMGGWYDIVLRVDPRRAGFGRDDLVAALRRHGVRAGVPQTAPLHRTSVFTGARPSTWHAYSPATLRQRFAYAPEDLPVSVRLHDEWISLPGTFFNQPQEQFLGAYLRAADRALSDLAAPR; this is encoded by the coding sequence ATGACCTCCACCGGACTCGCCGCCACCGCGCCGGCCATCGACCATCCCCAGGAGTGGCCGGTCTACGACGACCAGGCCGTCGCCCGGGCCACCGCACTGATCCGCGCCGGCCGCACCTTCGACTACCGGCACGGTCCCGAACTCGCCGAGATCGAGCAGCTCTTCTCCGCCGTCCTGGACGGACGCCACGTCCTCGCGGTCAACTCCGGCACCAGCGCGCTGCTCGCCGCGTACTACGTCCTCGGGCTCGGCCCCGGTGACGAGGTGCTGGTCCCCTCCCTGACCTTCCTCGCCACCGCCTCTCCGCTGTTCGTGCTCGGTGCCACCCCGGTGCTCTGCGACAGCGGGTCGGCCACCGGCAACGTCACCGCCGCCACCCTGGCCGACCGGATCACCAGCCGGACCCGGGCCATCGCGGTCACCCACCTGTTCGGCCACCCCTGTCCGATGGCCGAGATCGCGCGGCTGGCCCGCGAGCGGTCGCTGGCGCTGATCGAGGACTGTTCACACGCCCACGGGTCCACCGTCGACGGTGTCCCGGTCGGCACCTTCGGCGACCTCGCGGTCTTCAGCATCGGCGGCCTCAAACTGGTCAGCGGCGGCATGGGCGGCGTCCTCGCCTGCCGCGACGCCCGGCACTACGACCTGGCGTGCCTGCTGAGCAGCTTCCGCCAACGCAGCAACCTCACCGTCCGCGATCCGGCGCTGCGCCGTCTCGCCGACGTCGGGCTGGGCGGCAACCTGCGGATCAGTCCGGTCGCGGCGGTCCTGGCCAGCAGCCACCTGCGGCGCCTTGACGAACTCGTGGCCGCCAAACACCACAACGCCACCGCGCTCGTCGCCGCGCTCGGCGCCCACCCCGGCGTCGAGGGCCTGGGCATCGCACCCGGGCACACCATGGGCGGCTGGTACGACATCGTGCTGCGCGTCGACCCGCGACGCGCCGGCTTCGGCCGCGACGATCTCGTCGCCGCCCTGCGGCGGCACGGCGTGCGCGCCGGTGTACCGCAGACCGCGCCGCTGCACCGCACGTCGGTCTTCACCGGGGCCCGACCGTCCACCTGGCACGCGTACTCGCCGGCCACGCTGCGCCAACGCTTCGCGTACGCCCCGGAGGACCTCCCGGTCAGCGTCCGGCTGCATGACGAGTGGATCAGCCTCCCGGGCACCTTCTTCAACCAGCCCCAGGAGCAGTTCCTCGGCGCGTACCTGCGCGCCGCCGACCGGGCGTTGTCCGACCTGGCGGCACCCCGATGA
- a CDS encoding TauD/TfdA family dioxygenase codes for MTATAGTGQAVAPWRVDIGAADAVDWVCDHRVELRQRLAAAGVVHLRGLALDTPARFAAVVGALVRRCPRREPFAPRPRVLGEVYGAPTWPAYRDMCPHNEQSHALEFPAILLLAHPAGLVSSGQTLLADGVETLSRLSSRVREAFLTRGWMLVRNFRPYVGMGWGQAFEVATVAEVEAYCAAQGIGHEWLPDGTLRTRQARSSTFVHPDTGSPAWFNQIAFLSEWSLQPDERDVLVGAYGRDGLPFNTCYGDGEPVPAEDLVAVQEAIDASTVRVSWTPGDLLVVDNVRMAHGRTAHHGMWPLWEAQGDSLSRC; via the coding sequence GTGACCGCGACGGCGGGTACCGGCCAGGCCGTCGCGCCATGGCGGGTCGACATCGGCGCGGCTGACGCCGTCGACTGGGTGTGCGACCACCGCGTCGAACTCCGTCAGCGGCTCGCCGCGGCCGGCGTGGTGCACCTGCGCGGGCTCGCCCTGGACACCCCCGCGCGCTTCGCGGCGGTCGTCGGGGCACTGGTGCGGCGGTGCCCGCGTCGGGAGCCGTTCGCGCCGCGACCGCGCGTGCTGGGGGAGGTGTACGGCGCACCGACCTGGCCGGCGTACCGGGACATGTGCCCGCACAACGAGCAGAGCCATGCCCTGGAGTTCCCCGCGATCCTGCTCCTGGCGCATCCGGCGGGGCTGGTGTCCTCGGGGCAGACGTTGCTCGCCGACGGAGTCGAGACGCTGTCCCGGTTGTCGTCGCGGGTCCGCGAGGCGTTTCTCACCCGAGGCTGGATGCTGGTCCGCAACTTCCGACCGTATGTGGGCATGGGCTGGGGACAGGCGTTCGAGGTGGCGACGGTCGCCGAGGTCGAGGCGTACTGCGCCGCGCAGGGGATCGGCCACGAGTGGCTGCCGGACGGCACGCTACGTACCCGGCAGGCCCGCTCGTCGACCTTCGTGCACCCCGACACGGGTAGCCCGGCGTGGTTCAACCAGATCGCCTTCCTCAGCGAGTGGAGCCTGCAACCGGACGAGCGCGACGTGCTGGTGGGCGCGTACGGCCGCGACGGGTTGCCGTTCAACACCTGCTACGGCGACGGGGAGCCGGTACCGGCCGAGGATCTGGTGGCGGTGCAGGAGGCGATCGACGCCTCGACGGTCCGGGTGTCCTGGACACCGGGCGACCTGCTGGTGGTCGACAACGTACGGATGGCGCACGGCCGCACCGCCCACCACGGGATGTGGCCGCTGTGGGAGGCGCAGGGCGATTCCCTCTCCCGCTGTTGA
- a CDS encoding alpha/beta fold hydrolase: MDKWVTIATPNLAAPTRLFCFPYAGGGASAYREWHRWLPQVEVAAVQLPGRENRLGERPIAAMDILLDLLVDALDPLLRERSFAFFGHSMGARIAYALTRRLEQQGGPLPTWLFVSGSPAPWLRIPEVAWAEPDDRLLAWLADLGGTPPEVLGNPDLMQLALPVIRADLTIGATWRYPYTTASSVPVHAFAATDDDYATPERARAWERETTGPCRVDIFPGGHFFVHEHAGEILRLIDDDLLSVAR, encoded by the coding sequence ATGGACAAGTGGGTAACCATCGCCACGCCGAACCTCGCCGCCCCCACGCGGCTGTTCTGCTTCCCGTACGCCGGGGGCGGCGCGTCGGCGTACCGGGAGTGGCACCGCTGGCTGCCCCAGGTCGAGGTGGCCGCGGTGCAGCTGCCGGGCCGGGAGAACCGGCTCGGTGAACGTCCCATCGCCGCCATGGACATCCTGCTCGACCTGCTGGTCGACGCCCTCGACCCGCTGCTGCGGGAGCGGTCGTTCGCCTTCTTCGGGCACAGCATGGGGGCACGGATCGCGTACGCGCTGACCCGGCGACTCGAACAGCAGGGCGGCCCGCTGCCCACCTGGCTCTTCGTCTCCGGCAGCCCCGCACCCTGGCTACGGATCCCCGAGGTGGCCTGGGCCGAACCCGACGACCGGCTGCTGGCCTGGCTGGCCGACCTCGGCGGCACACCGCCCGAGGTGCTCGGCAACCCGGACCTCATGCAGCTGGCCCTGCCGGTCATCCGCGCCGACCTGACCATCGGCGCCACCTGGCGGTACCCGTACACCACCGCGTCGTCGGTGCCGGTGCACGCCTTCGCCGCCACCGACGACGACTACGCCACGCCGGAGCGGGCCCGGGCCTGGGAACGCGAGACCACTGGCCCCTGTCGCGTGGACATCTTCCCCGGCGGACACTTCTTCGTGCACGAGCACGCCGGCGAGATACTGCGGCTGATCGACGACGACCTGCTCAGCGTGGCGCGGTAG
- a CDS encoding pyridoxal-phosphate dependent enzyme, translating to MRFDSMVDAIGHTPLVRLRAPGDVQLYAKLELQNPYGMKDRVAREVVLAARESGELAPGAPILESSSGTLALGLALVGAVLGHPVHIVTDPRIDPITLAKLRALGCVVHVVPAMARHGWQSARLERLAELRRELPGAYWPQQYGNPLNPRAYRALAREITADLGQVDVLVGSVGSGGSLCGAARALREHQPALRVVAVDCVGSVLFGQPDLPRRRQSGLGNSLHPENLDHAVIDEIHWLNDREAFAATRDLAREQAIFAGNSAGSVYQVMKGLTARLARGARVVGILPDRGDRYAEGFYDDTYWTEQRLDDLPLAREPVPVPYGSQVTSWSYAPVPRRELIFVESNTTGTGMLALRQAARLGLRPVLLTNRPGRYLGLSDTPAEVVECDTNDIDALRASLSRRARRRPLAGITTTSEFYLVTAATLANCLRLAGSGADAVAACRDKARTRVLLHRAGLAQPRYAVVRAPDQVAAAVARAGLPCVVKPTDDSASTGVRLCRTEAEARAQVAALLAVSVNVRGQATSGAVLVEQYLAGPEVSVETFASDGRVEIVGVTAKEVGPEPHFVEVGHVFPAAQGPASEAVRETARRALVAVGLGHGAAHVEIRLTDAGPVVVEINARLAGGMIPELIRLASGLDLVERQLRAAAGLPVEPLAPPTRYAGIRFLTTATSGVLRAVDGVEEAAALPGVRDVTVTARPGATVGPAVDAYGRLGWVIADGDSPEAVRASLDEALARVALEVTPASDGTAATDEKVMVRA from the coding sequence ATGCGCTTCGACTCCATGGTGGACGCGATTGGGCACACGCCGCTGGTCCGCCTGCGGGCCCCCGGCGACGTGCAGCTCTACGCCAAGCTGGAACTACAGAACCCGTACGGGATGAAGGACCGGGTCGCCCGCGAGGTGGTGCTCGCCGCGCGGGAGAGCGGCGAGCTGGCCCCGGGCGCACCGATCCTGGAGAGTTCCTCCGGCACGTTGGCGCTCGGGCTCGCGCTGGTCGGCGCGGTGCTGGGACACCCGGTGCACATCGTCACTGACCCCCGCATCGACCCGATCACCCTGGCCAAGCTCCGCGCGCTCGGCTGCGTCGTGCACGTGGTGCCGGCGATGGCGCGCCACGGGTGGCAGAGCGCCCGCCTGGAGCGCCTCGCCGAGCTGCGGCGGGAGCTGCCCGGCGCGTACTGGCCGCAGCAGTACGGCAACCCCCTGAACCCGCGTGCCTACCGGGCGCTGGCCCGAGAGATCACCGCCGACCTGGGACAGGTCGACGTGCTGGTCGGCTCGGTCGGCAGCGGCGGTTCCCTCTGTGGTGCCGCCCGCGCCCTGCGCGAGCACCAGCCGGCCCTGCGGGTCGTCGCGGTCGACTGCGTCGGCAGCGTCCTGTTCGGCCAACCCGACCTGCCCCGTCGACGGCAGAGCGGCCTGGGCAACAGCCTGCACCCGGAGAACCTCGACCACGCGGTGATCGACGAGATCCACTGGCTCAACGACCGGGAGGCGTTCGCCGCCACCCGCGACCTCGCCCGGGAACAGGCGATCTTCGCCGGGAACTCGGCCGGATCGGTGTACCAGGTGATGAAGGGACTGACCGCCCGACTCGCCCGGGGCGCCCGGGTGGTCGGCATCCTGCCCGACCGGGGCGACCGGTATGCCGAGGGCTTCTACGACGACACGTACTGGACCGAGCAGCGGCTCGACGATCTTCCGCTGGCCCGTGAACCGGTGCCGGTGCCGTACGGCAGCCAGGTCACCTCCTGGTCGTACGCGCCGGTGCCGCGCCGGGAGCTGATCTTCGTCGAGTCCAACACCACCGGCACCGGGATGCTGGCGCTGCGCCAGGCGGCGCGGCTGGGGCTGCGCCCGGTCCTGCTGACCAACCGCCCGGGGCGGTACCTCGGGCTGTCCGACACCCCGGCGGAGGTGGTCGAGTGCGACACCAACGACATCGACGCCCTCCGCGCGTCACTGTCCCGGCGGGCCCGGCGGCGTCCCCTCGCCGGGATCACCACCACGAGCGAGTTCTACCTGGTGACCGCGGCCACCCTGGCGAACTGCCTGCGACTGGCCGGCAGCGGCGCGGACGCGGTCGCGGCGTGCCGGGACAAGGCCCGTACCCGGGTCCTGCTGCACCGGGCGGGTCTGGCGCAGCCGCGGTACGCCGTGGTGCGCGCCCCGGATCAGGTCGCCGCGGCGGTGGCGCGGGCCGGGCTGCCCTGCGTGGTCAAGCCGACTGACGACTCCGCCTCGACCGGGGTCCGGCTGTGCCGCACCGAGGCCGAGGCGCGGGCACAGGTCGCCGCGCTGCTCGCGGTCAGCGTGAACGTGCGCGGGCAGGCGACCTCCGGAGCCGTGCTGGTCGAGCAGTACCTCGCCGGCCCGGAGGTGAGTGTGGAGACCTTCGCGTCGGACGGGCGGGTGGAGATCGTCGGCGTCACCGCGAAGGAGGTCGGGCCCGAGCCGCACTTCGTGGAGGTCGGTCACGTCTTCCCGGCGGCGCAGGGGCCGGCGAGCGAGGCGGTTCGGGAGACCGCCCGACGGGCGCTCGTCGCGGTCGGGCTCGGCCATGGCGCGGCGCACGTCGAGATCCGCCTGACCGACGCCGGGCCGGTGGTCGTCGAGATCAACGCCCGGCTGGCCGGCGGCATGATCCCCGAGCTGATCCGCCTCGCGTCCGGGCTCGACCTGGTGGAGCGGCAGCTCCGGGCGGCGGCCGGGCTGCCGGTGGAACCCCTGGCACCCCCGACCCGGTACGCCGGGATCCGCTTCCTGACCACCGCGACCTCCGGGGTGCTCCGTGCCGTCGACGGCGTCGAGGAGGCCGCCGCGCTGCCGGGTGTGCGCGACGTGACCGTCACGGCACGGCCCGGCGCCACGGTCGGCCCGGCGGTGGACGCGTACGGCCGGCTCGGCTGGGTGATCGCCGACGGCGACAGCCCCGAGGCGGTGCGGGCGAGCCTCGACGAGGCGCTGGCCCGGGTGGCGCTGGAGGTGACCCCCGCGTCGGACGGCACCGCCGCGACTGACGAGAAAGTGATGGTACGGGCGTGA
- a CDS encoding lyase family protein: protein MTGRPVADPTPPLTGRLGRAPSAVLHEHVLAPQFRFEADHLLGWYRLVERVLLAEYTRMGLVTDAEAASIAGLLDEATAERITADPAANLSDICLALERHVLTGLPAVPPAWHVDRSRNDIQATAHLLYARSELLDLAEALLELARVARHRAGAVAHLPMPGYTHLQAAQVITPGFFLSALVEHCLRTLRRLVMTYDEINLSPLGAGAMSGQELPWDRDRMALLLGCAGPQPHALTAVASRAWALEIAGEFSHFGVGLSRFVTDLMAWASSAYGFVELPDELAGISAAMPQKKNYPVLERIRGRTAHLTSLALDLATGQRSTPYSNMVEVSKEAGAHLHDLFRSARGVLALLRAVLEHLRWHPETMRAACDREFLGGFTLANRLTLDEGVPWRTAQVVVGRYVSAKLAAGDPLDRPDPRLLARLAEAAGHPLTEPAARLRGLDSDGQLAVKCSAGSARPDHVRDLLDRQETALDALAREWHRRRGTVESAVREAYALVAAGPPTATVAP, encoded by the coding sequence GTGACCGGGCGACCGGTCGCGGACCCGACCCCGCCGCTCACCGGGCGGCTCGGCCGTGCGCCGTCCGCCGTCCTGCACGAGCACGTGCTGGCACCGCAGTTCCGGTTCGAGGCCGACCACCTGCTCGGCTGGTACCGGCTCGTCGAGCGGGTGCTGCTCGCCGAGTACACCCGGATGGGGCTGGTCACCGACGCCGAGGCGGCCTCGATCGCCGGGCTGCTCGACGAGGCCACCGCCGAGCGGATCACGGCCGACCCGGCCGCCAACCTCTCCGACATCTGCCTGGCGCTGGAGCGGCACGTGCTGACCGGGCTGCCGGCGGTGCCGCCCGCCTGGCACGTCGACCGCAGCCGCAACGACATCCAGGCCACCGCCCACCTCCTGTACGCCCGCAGCGAGCTGCTCGACCTCGCCGAGGCCCTGCTGGAGCTCGCCCGGGTCGCCCGGCACCGGGCCGGCGCCGTCGCACACCTGCCGATGCCCGGCTACACCCACCTGCAGGCCGCCCAGGTCATCACGCCCGGCTTCTTCCTCAGCGCACTGGTCGAGCACTGCCTGCGGACGCTGCGGCGACTCGTGATGACCTACGACGAGATCAACCTGAGCCCACTCGGCGCGGGCGCGATGAGCGGCCAGGAGCTGCCGTGGGACCGGGACCGGATGGCCCTGCTGCTCGGTTGCGCCGGCCCGCAGCCGCACGCGCTGACCGCCGTCGCGTCCCGGGCCTGGGCGCTGGAGATCGCCGGCGAGTTCTCCCACTTCGGCGTGGGGCTGAGCCGGTTCGTCACCGACCTGATGGCCTGGGCCAGCAGCGCCTACGGCTTCGTCGAACTGCCCGACGAACTCGCCGGCATCTCCGCGGCCATGCCGCAGAAGAAGAACTATCCGGTGCTGGAGCGGATCCGGGGCCGGACCGCCCACCTGACCTCACTCGCCCTCGACCTCGCCACCGGCCAACGGTCCACCCCCTACAGCAACATGGTCGAGGTCTCCAAGGAGGCCGGCGCCCACCTGCACGACCTGTTCCGATCCGCCCGTGGCGTACTTGCCCTGCTGCGGGCCGTCCTGGAGCACCTGCGCTGGCATCCCGAGACGATGCGGGCCGCCTGCGACCGTGAGTTCCTCGGCGGGTTCACCCTCGCCAACCGGCTCACCCTCGACGAGGGCGTCCCCTGGCGGACCGCGCAGGTCGTCGTCGGGCGGTACGTCAGCGCCAAACTGGCCGCCGGTGACCCCCTGGACCGGCCGGACCCACGGCTGCTGGCCCGCCTGGCCGAGGCGGCGGGACACCCGCTGACCGAGCCGGCGGCGCGGTTGCGGGGACTCGACAGCGACGGGCAACTGGCCGTCAAGTGCTCCGCCGGCTCCGCCCGGCCCGACCACGTCCGTGACCTGCTGGACCGCCAGGAGACCGCGCTCGACGCGCTGGCGCGCGAGTGGCACCGGCGTCGCGGCACCGTCGAGTCCGCGGTCCGGGAGGCGTACGCCCTCGTCGCCGCCGGACCGCCGACCGCGACCGTGGCGCCATGA
- a CDS encoding ATP-grasp domain-containing protein, producing MSPVSVYLVGVESLASWFTHFVQWRPGDRQVHLGEGPRVGAETLRRGFDGLSAATAVFLTSHDTLLRDRQLAAGLRAAGHRAIVQSAGAATLGIDKVAMKRFFDRHGIPTAPWHYQGEGTLADADGDPLVVKGRNSTQSIGIRMATEVSASPQCFTERYADGVEYSVVAHRTAGRTITLPPVWKGSTSPMLVPPWRRLRLCPAPGITPHLDAWLREVTETIARTADVDGYLEVEFLVQADGAGLVLEINPRICGTLRIAALAADVPVFSLHHLPSSAALPAHRYAAEVPYTGTPFNNPSHQVYATSRLTVAAKDPATAVTALRRHAGDSALLCDPWTTGNAPAVLGAREETPL from the coding sequence ATGAGCCCGGTCTCGGTCTACCTCGTCGGGGTGGAGAGCCTGGCCAGTTGGTTCACCCACTTCGTCCAGTGGCGACCCGGCGATCGCCAGGTGCATCTGGGCGAGGGACCACGGGTCGGCGCCGAGACACTGCGGCGCGGCTTCGACGGCCTCAGCGCCGCGACCGCCGTCTTCCTCACCAGCCACGACACGCTGCTCCGTGACCGGCAACTCGCGGCCGGGCTGCGCGCCGCCGGCCACCGGGCCATCGTCCAGTCAGCCGGCGCGGCCACCCTCGGCATCGACAAGGTGGCGATGAAGCGGTTCTTCGACCGGCACGGCATCCCCACGGCGCCCTGGCACTACCAGGGCGAGGGCACCCTCGCCGACGCCGACGGCGACCCGCTGGTGGTGAAGGGCCGCAACAGCACCCAGAGCATCGGCATCCGGATGGCCACCGAGGTGTCGGCGTCCCCGCAGTGCTTCACCGAACGGTACGCCGACGGCGTGGAGTACTCCGTCGTCGCCCACCGCACCGCCGGGCGCACCATCACGTTGCCCCCGGTCTGGAAGGGATCGACGTCGCCGATGCTGGTCCCGCCCTGGCGCCGGTTGCGGCTGTGCCCCGCACCGGGCATCACCCCCCACCTCGACGCCTGGTTGCGTGAGGTCACCGAGACGATCGCGCGGACCGCGGACGTCGACGGCTACCTGGAGGTGGAGTTCCTGGTCCAGGCCGACGGCGCCGGCCTCGTCCTGGAGATCAACCCGCGGATCTGCGGCACCCTGCGGATCGCCGCGCTGGCCGCCGACGTACCCGTCTTCTCACTGCACCACCTGCCGTCGTCGGCGGCGCTGCCGGCCCACCGGTACGCCGCCGAGGTGCCGTACACCGGCACACCGTTCAACAACCCGTCGCACCAGGTGTACGCCACCTCGCGGCTGACCGTCGCCGCGAAGGACCCGGCGACCGCCGTCACCGCGCTGCGCCGACACGCTGGCGACTCCGCACTGCTCTGCGACCCCTGGACCACCGGCAACGCGCCGGCCGTGCTCGGAGCCCGAGAGGAAACCCCGTTATGA
- a CDS encoding kinase: MSTGQAHRARTATGVSSAFGTFGELLQGVLPDQVDFLVTLPIARWATATFELAASGGVSVVPAHKVKARRLAEAMLAVYAPGAGGRLVLDSTIPEGKGLASSSADLVATARAAANALGVHLPDTGIEDFLREIEPTDGVMYPEVVAFAHRAVRLRARLGVLPPLTVVGIDEGGTVDTVAFNRIPKPFTAATRAEYARLLDTITTAVAVGDLATVGRVATRSAEINQQLRPKRCLTAMLAICAEAGGVGVVVAHSGTAIGVLLPHQALGYERRLDLTLRRCAELSDQVLLYHALCVDYR, translated from the coding sequence ATGAGTACCGGGCAGGCCCACCGGGCCCGGACCGCCACCGGCGTCAGCTCCGCCTTCGGCACCTTCGGTGAACTGCTCCAGGGCGTGCTGCCGGATCAGGTCGACTTCCTGGTCACCCTGCCGATCGCCCGGTGGGCCACCGCGACCTTCGAGCTGGCCGCCTCGGGCGGGGTCAGTGTCGTCCCCGCGCACAAGGTCAAGGCACGCCGACTCGCCGAGGCGATGCTCGCCGTCTACGCACCCGGAGCCGGGGGACGACTGGTGCTCGACAGCACCATCCCGGAGGGCAAGGGGCTGGCCAGTTCCTCGGCGGACCTCGTGGCGACCGCCCGCGCGGCCGCCAACGCGCTCGGCGTCCACCTGCCCGACACCGGCATCGAGGACTTTCTACGGGAGATCGAACCCACCGACGGAGTGATGTACCCGGAGGTGGTGGCCTTCGCGCACCGGGCGGTACGGCTGCGGGCCCGCCTCGGCGTGCTGCCGCCGCTGACCGTGGTCGGCATCGACGAGGGCGGCACGGTGGACACGGTCGCCTTCAACCGCATCCCGAAGCCGTTCACCGCCGCCACCCGGGCCGAGTACGCGCGCCTGCTGGACACCATCACCACCGCCGTCGCGGTGGGTGACCTTGCGACCGTCGGCCGGGTGGCCACTCGCAGCGCCGAGATCAACCAGCAGCTGCGGCCCAAGCGGTGCCTGACCGCGATGCTCGCGATCTGCGCCGAGGCGGGTGGGGTCGGTGTCGTGGTGGCACACAGCGGCACCGCGATCGGCGTGCTCCTACCGCACCAGGCGCTCGGCTACGAGCGCCGCCTTGACCTGACCCTGCGCCGCTGCGCCGAACTCAGCGACCAGGTCCTGCTCTACCACGCCCTCTGTGTGGACTACCGATAG
- a CDS encoding GntG family PLP-dependent aldolase: MRSDTFTLPTPQMLAAMTSATLGDDVYGEDPTVRELEETSADLTGKQAACFLPSGTMANLCAILAQVPRGAKVVVGDESDIYLYEAAGASVCAGASYEPVVTDEDGRLPLDRLAAAFPDDPDDPQFALPALICLENTHNRAGGVVLDEAYLAAVRNLADERGVPVHLDGARLFNAALAAGTTAEDVARHADTVQFCLSKGLCAPVGSMLAGPADVITRARRARKLLGGGMRQAGVLAAAGLVAVTRMPQRLVEDHANALRLADGLAQLPGVTIDPKRVRTNIVLFRLTDLPWQRFVAETAHLGLRVAEFGHGRIRAVTHRGVSRADVDRAVEIVARVVSR; the protein is encoded by the coding sequence ATGCGCAGCGACACCTTCACCCTGCCGACCCCGCAGATGCTCGCCGCGATGACCAGCGCAACGCTCGGCGACGACGTCTATGGCGAGGATCCGACCGTCCGCGAGTTGGAAGAGACGAGCGCGGACCTGACCGGCAAGCAGGCCGCCTGCTTCCTGCCCAGCGGCACGATGGCCAACCTGTGCGCGATCCTGGCCCAGGTGCCGCGCGGCGCGAAGGTCGTCGTCGGCGACGAGTCCGACATCTACCTGTACGAGGCCGCGGGCGCGAGTGTCTGCGCGGGGGCGAGCTACGAGCCGGTCGTCACCGACGAGGACGGCCGGCTGCCGCTCGACCGGCTGGCCGCGGCCTTTCCCGACGATCCGGACGATCCGCAGTTCGCGCTGCCCGCGCTGATCTGCCTGGAGAACACCCACAACCGGGCCGGTGGCGTGGTGCTTGACGAGGCGTACCTGGCGGCGGTGCGGAACCTCGCCGACGAGCGCGGCGTCCCGGTCCATCTCGACGGGGCCCGCCTGTTCAACGCCGCACTGGCGGCCGGGACCACCGCCGAGGACGTGGCCCGGCACGCCGACACCGTGCAGTTCTGCCTCTCCAAGGGACTCTGCGCCCCGGTCGGCTCGATGCTGGCCGGTCCCGCCGACGTCATCACCCGCGCCCGGCGGGCGCGCAAGCTGCTCGGCGGCGGGATGCGCCAGGCGGGTGTGCTGGCCGCGGCCGGGCTGGTCGCGGTGACGCGGATGCCGCAGCGGCTCGTCGAGGACCACGCGAACGCGCTACGCCTCGCCGACGGGCTGGCGCAGCTGCCCGGGGTGACGATCGACCCGAAGCGGGTGCGGACGAACATCGTCCTGTTCCGACTCACCGACCTGCCCTGGCAGCGGTTCGTCGCCGAGACGGCCCACCTCGGGCTGCGGGTGGCGGAGTTCGGGCACGGCCGGATCCGCGCGGTGACCCACCGCGGCGTCAGCCGCGCCGATGTCGACCGGGCCGTGGAGATCGTCGCCCGGGTGGTGTCGCGGTGA